In the Pseudomonas sp. DTU_2021_1001937_2_SI_NGA_ILE_001 genome, one interval contains:
- a CDS encoding DNA/RNA non-specific endonuclease yields MSSASKGTPGYKVLNDPPPSSQIKLSNGTEFKTNSNGFVEELTFNPILEKGTRDARQTAVGKEGLPTDVGGHIQACQYGGTCDRFNLFPQDKNFNNSAYKRWENGIKGALNRGEQVGPVTVRFSRTDSTSVRPNSLTIDYSINGEKIRKTFKNEAGQ; encoded by the coding sequence GTGTCGTCCGCCAGCAAAGGCACACCTGGATATAAAGTTCTGAATGACCCACCACCCAGCAGCCAAATCAAACTAAGTAATGGCACAGAATTTAAGACAAACTCAAACGGCTTCGTAGAAGAGCTTACGTTCAATCCTATTTTAGAGAAGGGCACACGTGATGCACGCCAAACGGCAGTTGGTAAGGAAGGGTTGCCAACAGATGTTGGAGGACACATCCAAGCTTGCCAGTATGGCGGAACCTGTGATCGCTTTAATCTTTTCCCGCAGGATAAGAATTTCAATAACTCAGCATACAAACGATGGGAAAACGGAATAAAGGGCGCATTGAATCGCGGCGAGCAGGTGGGTCCCGTGACAGTACGCTTCTCAAGGACCGACTCTACATCTGTACGCCCAAACTCACTAACAATTGATTACTCTATCAATGGCGAGAAAATTCGCAAAACATTCAAAAACGAGGCAGGTCAATGA
- a CDS encoding biotin-dependent carboxyltransferase family protein, with the protein MIKVLKPGLATSVQDLGREGYYHLGIPPSGALDQYALRAANQLVGNPANCAALECTLLGPELQFERDALVAVCGAQMTPRLDGQDMHPDTAFAVKAGQVLSFDFPRAGARAYLAVAGGIAVPPMLGSRSTYTLGSLGGFEGRRLAAGDRLPLGEDPGRGRAGNSLPMALRQSLGGEVTLRVVPGLYYHRLTPEAARDFFADPWTVGSEADRIGYRFRGANALGFEPREQPFGAGSDPSNIVDSCYPIGSIQVPAGLEPIILHRDAVSGGGYAMIGTVISADLDLVGQMQPNQQARFVKVTLEQALEARRSRHKRIACLERLFG; encoded by the coding sequence ATGATCAAGGTACTCAAACCCGGCCTGGCCACCTCGGTGCAGGACCTGGGCCGCGAAGGCTACTACCACCTCGGCATTCCGCCCTCCGGTGCACTGGACCAGTACGCCTTGCGTGCCGCCAACCAACTGGTCGGCAACCCGGCCAACTGCGCCGCCCTGGAGTGCACCCTGCTCGGCCCGGAGCTGCAGTTCGAGCGCGACGCGCTGGTCGCGGTGTGCGGCGCGCAGATGACCCCGCGGCTCGACGGTCAGGACATGCACCCGGACACCGCCTTCGCGGTCAAGGCCGGCCAGGTGTTGAGCTTCGATTTCCCGCGTGCCGGCGCCCGCGCCTATCTGGCCGTGGCCGGCGGCATTGCTGTACCGCCGATGCTCGGCAGCCGCTCGACCTATACCCTCGGTTCGCTGGGTGGCTTCGAGGGCCGGCGCCTGGCCGCTGGCGATCGCCTGCCGCTGGGTGAAGACCCTGGCCGGGGCCGGGCGGGCAACAGCCTGCCCATGGCTTTGCGCCAGAGCCTGGGCGGCGAAGTGACCCTGCGCGTGGTACCGGGGCTTTACTACCACCGCCTGACGCCCGAGGCAGCGCGCGACTTCTTTGCCGACCCCTGGACCGTGGGTTCCGAGGCCGACCGTATCGGCTATCGCTTCAGGGGCGCCAACGCGCTGGGCTTCGAGCCGCGCGAGCAACCGTTCGGCGCCGGTTCCGATCCGTCGAACATCGTCGACAGCTGCTACCCCATCGGCTCGATCCAGGTACCGGCCGGGCTGGAACCGATCATCCTGCACCGCGACGCGGTGTCCGGTGGCGGCTACGCGATGATCGGCACGGTGATCAGCGCCGACCTCGACCTGGTCGGGCAGATGCAGCCCAACCAGCAGGCGCGCTTCGTCAAGGTGACCCTGGAGCAGGCGCTGGAGGCGCGCCGCTCCCGCCACAAACGCATCGCCTGCCTGGAAAGGCTGTTCGGCTGA
- a CDS encoding allophanate hydrolase subunit 1 codes for MSTHQPIRYSFGADEHLFAEVSESMSLQAFFKGMAITRAVERLELDGVLDVCLANASFQIRFDPDRIAPQALLEAVKGAEAGAVAQRTLQTRIIEIPVLYNDPWTHETLMRFRDRHQDPDSTDLEYAARINGLADVQAFIDAHSGAPWFVSMVGFVAGLPFMFQMVERERQLQVPKYLRPRTDTPRQTLGHGGCFGCIYSVRGAGGYQMFGVTPAPIYDPEQKLAYLKEHMVFFRPGDIVQFKPIDRAAYDQALAEVEAGRFDLRIRPVEFSLDAFLADPAGYPTSLLEQQP; via the coding sequence ATGAGCACGCACCAACCGATCCGCTACAGCTTCGGTGCCGACGAGCATCTGTTCGCCGAAGTCAGCGAAAGCATGTCGCTGCAAGCCTTCTTCAAGGGCATGGCGATCACCCGCGCCGTGGAGCGCCTGGAACTCGACGGCGTGCTGGACGTGTGCCTGGCCAACGCCTCGTTCCAGATCCGTTTCGACCCGGACCGCATCGCCCCGCAGGCGCTGCTCGAAGCTGTGAAAGGCGCCGAGGCCGGCGCCGTGGCGCAGCGTACCCTGCAGACGCGGATCATCGAGATTCCGGTGCTCTATAACGACCCCTGGACCCACGAGACGCTGATGCGCTTTCGCGACCGTCACCAGGACCCGGACTCCACCGACCTGGAGTACGCCGCCCGTATCAACGGCCTGGCCGACGTACAGGCCTTCATCGACGCGCACAGCGGCGCGCCGTGGTTCGTGTCGATGGTCGGCTTCGTCGCCGGGCTGCCGTTCATGTTCCAGATGGTCGAACGCGAACGCCAGCTGCAAGTGCCCAAGTACCTGCGCCCGCGTACCGACACGCCCAGGCAGACCCTGGGCCATGGTGGCTGCTTCGGCTGCATTTATTCGGTGCGCGGCGCTGGCGGCTACCAGATGTTCGGCGTAACCCCGGCGCCCATCTACGACCCCGAACAGAAGCTCGCCTACCTCAAGGAGCACATGGTGTTCTTCCGCCCCGGCGACATCGTGCAGTTCAAGCCCATCGACCGTGCGGCCTACGATCAGGCGCTGGCCGAGGTCGAGGCGGGACGCTTCGACCTGCGCATCCGTCCGGTGGAATTCTCCCTGGACGCCTTCCTGGCCGACCCGGCCGGCTACCCGACCTCGTTGCTGGAGCAACAGCCATGA
- a CDS encoding 5-oxoprolinase subunit PxpA: MKEVDFNSDMGESFGPWTIGDGVDHELMALISSANIATGFHAGDPGTMRRTVERAKALGVGIGAHPGFRDLVGFGRRHINAPAQELVDDIIYQLGALREMARVQGVELQHIKPHGALFMHLARDEEAARLLVQTLRQLAPQLLLYCLPDSVICHVAEELGQPVVREFYADREYDLSGSIVFTRNVRAYDPSVVAARVLRACQEGLVRTVEGEDLAVTFDSICLHSDTPGALDLAEAIRQILDDAGIQVRTPH, from the coding sequence ATGAAGGAAGTGGATTTCAATTCGGACATGGGCGAAAGCTTCGGCCCCTGGACCATCGGCGATGGCGTCGATCATGAGCTGATGGCGCTGATCAGCTCGGCGAACATCGCCACCGGGTTCCATGCGGGAGACCCCGGTACCATGCGCCGCACCGTGGAACGGGCCAAGGCCCTGGGCGTCGGCATCGGTGCCCACCCTGGTTTCCGCGACCTGGTCGGCTTCGGCCGCCGGCACATCAACGCACCGGCCCAGGAGCTGGTCGACGACATCATCTATCAGCTTGGGGCCCTGCGCGAAATGGCGCGTGTGCAGGGCGTCGAGCTGCAGCACATCAAACCCCATGGCGCGCTGTTCATGCACCTGGCCCGCGACGAAGAGGCGGCGCGCCTGCTGGTGCAGACCCTGCGCCAGCTGGCCCCGCAATTGTTGCTGTACTGCCTGCCCGACTCAGTGATCTGCCACGTTGCCGAGGAACTCGGTCAGCCGGTGGTGCGCGAGTTCTACGCCGACCGCGAATACGACCTCAGCGGTTCCATCGTCTTCACCCGCAACGTGCGTGCCTATGACCCATCGGTGGTCGCCGCGCGGGTACTGCGGGCCTGCCAGGAAGGCCTGGTGCGTACCGTCGAAGGCGAAGACCTGGCGGTGACCTTCGACTCGATCTGCCTGCACAGCGATACACCAGGGGCCCTGGACCTTGCCGAGGCGATCCGCCAGATCCTCGACGACGCCGGCATCCAGGTGCGCACGCCGCACTGA
- a CDS encoding LysR family transcriptional regulator: MSLTLRQVRYFVATAEIGQISQAALHLNISQSAVTTAIKELEGLLGVQLFQRSAQGMSLTDAGRHFLNRAYVILRSVDDALNSPLPAARAAGTLRLAASYTVIGYFLPHHLQRLAQWHPQIDIHVFEQEREAIERGLLEGHFDMAVVLTANLTHPDIVSETLFNSERRLWLPAHHRLYERPAVSLADIAAEPYILLTVDEAAQTAMRYWNQAGQQPNVRVRTSSVEAVRSMVANGSGVAILSDLVHRPWSLEGKRIETMTVSDGVPPMSVGLAWHREREPSPAMQALRHYFRDVLQSAASVGPRR; encoded by the coding sequence ATGTCACTGACCTTGCGCCAGGTGCGCTACTTCGTGGCCACGGCAGAAATAGGCCAGATTTCCCAGGCTGCCCTGCATTTGAATATTTCGCAGTCGGCGGTGACTACGGCGATCAAGGAGCTGGAGGGCCTGCTCGGCGTGCAATTGTTCCAGCGCTCGGCACAAGGCATGAGCCTGACCGACGCCGGTCGGCATTTTCTCAACCGCGCCTACGTGATCCTGCGCAGTGTCGACGACGCACTCAACAGCCCGTTGCCGGCGGCACGGGCCGCCGGGACCCTGCGCCTGGCGGCCAGCTACACGGTGATCGGTTACTTCCTGCCGCATCATCTGCAGCGCCTGGCGCAATGGCACCCGCAGATCGATATCCATGTCTTCGAGCAGGAGCGCGAAGCCATCGAGCGCGGCTTGCTGGAGGGGCACTTCGACATGGCCGTGGTGCTGACCGCCAACCTGACCCACCCGGATATCGTCTCCGAAACGCTGTTCAACTCCGAGCGTCGCCTGTGGCTGCCGGCCCATCACCGCTTGTATGAGCGCCCGGCCGTCAGCCTGGCCGATATTGCTGCAGAACCCTACATCCTGCTGACGGTCGATGAGGCCGCGCAAACGGCCATGCGCTACTGGAACCAGGCCGGGCAACAGCCCAACGTGCGGGTGCGTACCAGTTCGGTGGAGGCGGTGCGCAGCATGGTCGCCAACGGCAGTGGCGTGGCAATTCTCTCTGACCTGGTGCACCGCCCCTGGTCACTGGAGGGCAAGCGCATCGAAACCATGACCGTCAGCGACGGTGTGCCACCGATGAGTGTCGGGCTGGCCTGGCACCGCGAGCGCGAGCCCAGCCCGGCGATGCAGGCCCTGCGTCATTACTTCCGCGACGTGCTGCAGTCGGCGGCGTCGGTCGGGCCGCGCCGCTGA
- a CDS encoding CAP domain-containing protein has translation MRLISKVVPLAALYLGLSFSALAMASEETRLLESINSYRSQAQPCGGQASAELPPLASDPRLLMPVSNTTDLQQAMTRASYPMVTVQAITLSGPRDAAAAMQAIQESFCQVVLDPQFVDIGISRENRDWRIVLARPLLTSRLRDWQSEGQALLSFINTARGQARQCGTQSFEAAQPLTWNTSLAGAAESHSRAMANNNFFDHKGRNGDTPGDRAELAGYLAQQIGENIAAGQDNARKVVDGWLASPGHCATLMSPAYRELGAAYAADPKSDAGIYWTAMFGAPSGNGGE, from the coding sequence ATGCGCTTGATATCCAAAGTAGTGCCGCTTGCGGCGTTGTACCTGGGCCTGTCGTTCAGCGCGCTGGCCATGGCCAGTGAAGAAACCCGCCTACTGGAGTCGATCAACAGCTACCGCAGCCAGGCCCAGCCGTGCGGCGGGCAGGCCTCGGCCGAGCTGCCGCCGCTGGCCAGCGATCCGCGTCTGCTGATGCCAGTGAGCAACACCACCGACCTGCAGCAGGCCATGACCCGCGCGTCCTACCCGATGGTCACCGTACAGGCCATCACCTTGTCCGGGCCCCGGGATGCCGCCGCCGCGATGCAGGCCATTCAGGAGAGCTTCTGCCAGGTGGTGCTCGACCCGCAGTTCGTCGACATCGGCATCAGCCGCGAGAACCGCGACTGGCGCATCGTCCTGGCCCGCCCGCTGCTGACCTCGCGTCTGCGCGACTGGCAAAGCGAAGGCCAGGCACTGCTGAGCTTCATCAACACCGCGCGTGGCCAGGCCCGCCAGTGTGGCACGCAGTCGTTCGAAGCCGCCCAGCCGCTGACCTGGAACACCAGCCTGGCCGGCGCCGCCGAAAGTCACAGCCGGGCGATGGCCAACAACAATTTCTTCGATCACAAGGGGCGCAATGGCGACACCCCGGGCGACCGCGCCGAACTGGCCGGCTACCTGGCCCAGCAGATCGGCGAGAACATCGCCGCCGGGCAGGACAACGCGCGCAAGGTGGTCGATGGCTGGCTGGCCAGCCCCGGGCACTGCGCGACGCTGATGTCGCCGGCCTACCGTGAACTGGGCGCCGCCTACGCCGCCGACCCGAAGAGCGATGCGGGCATCTACTGGACCGCCATGTTCGGCGCGCCGAGCGGCAACGGCGGCGAGTAG
- a CDS encoding lipid II flippase MurJ, whose protein sequence is MLGSTLWLTLATLTGLAAGFAREWLLVAAWGAGAQSDAFLVSMFLPEALRMSLAGGLLSAAALPLYQQRDDLQRRRWLAALTPRLLFGALLLSLLLALGASVWVRLVGPGLDAAGYAQAAGSLHWLAWCAPGFVLHALLCVPLQAHARFVLAGLGSLLFNLPPVLYLALMRQAATPDMLAGACLLGSLLMPAVLLPSLYRLGWRPWRRDTEAGAVRELLQRIGPLLGSNLASQGLALLERMIASLLGEGAVTWINLARKLINLPLIALMSLNQVLLGLMSGSAGQARLALLRRGLASATLLTLPAVAGLIGAAGALVVLLLPQQTHQGPLPALLAWFATPLLFNAWNALLARYAYADGDTRLPLHCELLGSLGNAVLLAVLPWWLGVNGIALAALGGALLTGVLLLRRQGLLQVAPWRSHWPLAALAMALAALLLHPLQSVPWQLGLSTLYGSGLLMALGLWLRPWATAA, encoded by the coding sequence ATGCTCGGTTCGACGTTGTGGCTGACCCTGGCCACCCTCACCGGCCTGGCAGCAGGCTTTGCCCGCGAATGGCTGCTGGTCGCCGCCTGGGGCGCCGGGGCGCAGAGCGATGCCTTTCTGGTGTCGATGTTCCTGCCCGAGGCGTTGCGCATGTCGCTGGCCGGCGGCCTGCTAAGTGCCGCCGCCCTGCCGCTCTATCAGCAGCGCGACGACCTGCAGCGACGCCGCTGGCTGGCGGCGCTGACTCCACGCCTGCTGTTCGGTGCGCTACTGCTCAGCCTGCTGCTGGCGCTGGGCGCCAGCGTCTGGGTGCGCCTGGTCGGCCCTGGCCTGGACGCCGCAGGCTACGCCCAGGCAGCCGGCAGCCTGCACTGGCTGGCCTGGTGTGCACCCGGCTTCGTCCTGCACGCACTGCTCTGCGTGCCATTGCAGGCCCATGCACGCTTCGTGCTCGCCGGTCTGGGTTCGCTGCTGTTCAATCTGCCGCCGGTGCTGTACCTGGCGCTGATGCGCCAGGCCGCCACGCCGGACATGCTCGCCGGGGCCTGCCTGCTGGGCAGCCTGTTGATGCCGGCGGTGTTGCTGCCCAGCCTGTATCGCCTGGGCTGGCGACCGTGGCGCCGGGACACCGAAGCGGGTGCCGTCAGGGAACTGCTGCAGCGTATCGGCCCGCTGCTGGGCAGCAACCTGGCCAGCCAGGGCCTGGCGCTGCTGGAACGCATGATCGCCTCGCTGCTGGGTGAAGGCGCGGTGACCTGGATCAACCTGGCGCGCAAGCTGATCAACCTGCCGCTGATCGCGCTGATGAGCCTCAACCAGGTGTTGCTGGGCCTGATGAGCGGCAGCGCCGGCCAGGCGCGTCTGGCGCTGCTGCGTCGCGGGCTGGCCAGCGCCACCCTGCTGACCCTGCCGGCAGTGGCCGGGCTGATCGGCGCCGCCGGAGCGCTGGTGGTCCTGCTGCTGCCGCAACAGACCCACCAGGGACCGTTGCCAGCCCTGCTGGCGTGGTTCGCCACGCCCTTGCTGTTCAATGCCTGGAACGCCTTGCTGGCCCGCTATGCCTATGCCGATGGCGATACGCGCCTGCCTCTTCACTGCGAGCTGCTGGGTAGCCTGGGCAATGCCGTGCTGCTCGCGGTGTTGCCGTGGTGGCTGGGAGTCAACGGCATCGCTCTGGCGGCGCTGGGTGGCGCACTGCTGACCGGCGTGCTGCTGCTGCGCCGCCAGGGGTTACTCCAGGTCGCGCCGTGGCGCAGCCACTGGCCGCTGGCGGCACTGGCCATGGCCCTGGCAGCGTTGCTGCTGCACCCGCTGCAATCGGTGCCCTGGCAACTGGGCCTGAGCACGCTCTACGGATCGGGCCTGCTGATGGCCCTGGGGCTTTGGCTCAGGCCATGGGCAACAGCCGCCTAA
- a CDS encoding acyltransferase, whose product MKHRLMHSHNLRQALPEYAEKMGVSLEELEQAYEWMLANDVCFETRIKDKTLSFISYLNIEPRIEHPLARRFYRLLASEIRGALIPLYGINWPTLRDRMLRVWEQLYNMLICKIPSHHLRLAWLRLGGAKIGKGSTVWRNTEVLGVDSLRIGDDTTVGWHCQLDARGGLIIGDHVTIASHVLIIAGGHDLQAPEFWAVGGPVFIGDYAWICSRALLSFGADIGEGAVVGGGSVVSKPVAPYSIVSGPNAEVKGERARNLNYKVGGKGLFTLFH is encoded by the coding sequence ATGAAACATCGCCTGATGCACTCGCACAACCTGCGACAGGCCCTGCCCGAATACGCCGAGAAAATGGGCGTCAGCCTGGAGGAGCTGGAGCAGGCCTATGAATGGATGCTGGCCAACGATGTGTGCTTCGAAACCCGTATCAAGGACAAGACGCTGTCGTTCATCAGCTATCTGAACATCGAGCCACGCATCGAGCATCCACTGGCGCGGCGCTTCTACCGCCTGCTGGCCAGCGAGATCCGCGGTGCGCTGATCCCGCTCTACGGCATCAACTGGCCAACCCTGCGCGACCGCATGCTGCGGGTCTGGGAGCAGCTGTACAACATGCTGATCTGCAAGATTCCCAGCCACCACCTGCGCCTGGCCTGGCTGCGCCTGGGCGGCGCGAAGATCGGCAAGGGCTCTACGGTGTGGCGCAATACCGAGGTGCTGGGCGTCGACAGCCTGCGCATCGGTGACGACACCACGGTGGGCTGGCACTGCCAACTCGATGCCCGCGGCGGCCTGATCATCGGTGACCACGTGACCATCGCCTCGCATGTGCTGATCATCGCCGGCGGCCACGACCTGCAGGCCCCGGAGTTCTGGGCGGTGGGCGGGCCGGTGTTCATCGGTGACTACGCCTGGATCTGCAGCCGGGCACTGCTGTCGTTCGGCGCCGACATCGGCGAAGGCGCCGTGGTCGGTGGCGGCAGCGTGGTGTCCAAGCCGGTGGCGCCCTACAGCATCGTCAGCGGCCCGAATGCCGAGGTCAAAGGCGAGCGCGCGCGCAACCTGAACTACAAGGTGGGCGGCAAGGGCCTGTTCACCTTGTTCCACTGA
- a CDS encoding O-antigen ligase family protein — MPFVLPIGLFCALLFGLLIWLTPVSMVLLVLAGMASIVTVVRRPVLGLLLFCVLGTFIPYSTIQIGVRTTVSEAMIMLTWASYLFQAMFFDQPKRPPMMRTERLLLALMLFSAFPFIVGQVSVVAEGNGPINWVRWLFNLSILFLVPRLLNERKTLEQAVTAIMLGTLGLLLLSIPVFLVERSATAMIPILGVLGYSGVDVLNSSLLALADRMGSPWMHPNVAGGALAMILPLAFCFGMTRSGGPRSLALAVAGLGTVGLLLTGSRGALLSLMAIMLWMARRRIPHLGRLLLAGAFAGVGLLLLYPPLQERIMSLFSDDDVSTAIRFLEYSHFPEAVASFPFGIGFKVDPPVPNYTEFGISNLWLNFVYKMGLPGMLLFIAVTLSWWKQVRPPKGSIVLTAENAIALGSTCGVLTALFSGLFDHYFSFTPVLTALFWLFVGISLHENRRLHIQAIQSFKSGIARPAQEKQP; from the coding sequence ATGCCTTTCGTCCTGCCCATCGGACTGTTCTGTGCCCTGCTGTTCGGCCTGTTGATCTGGCTGACACCGGTGTCGATGGTCCTGCTGGTACTGGCAGGCATGGCGTCGATCGTCACCGTGGTACGTCGCCCGGTGCTGGGCTTGCTGCTGTTCTGCGTGCTGGGCACCTTCATTCCTTACTCGACCATCCAGATCGGCGTGCGGACCACGGTGTCCGAGGCGATGATCATGCTGACCTGGGCCAGCTACCTGTTCCAGGCGATGTTCTTCGACCAGCCGAAACGCCCACCGATGATGCGCACCGAGCGCCTGCTGCTGGCCTTGATGCTGTTCAGCGCCTTTCCGTTCATCGTGGGGCAGGTCTCGGTGGTGGCCGAAGGCAACGGGCCGATCAACTGGGTGCGCTGGCTGTTCAACCTGTCAATCCTGTTTCTGGTGCCGCGTCTGCTGAACGAGCGCAAGACCCTGGAACAGGCGGTCACCGCCATCATGCTCGGCACCCTGGGCCTGTTGCTGCTGTCGATCCCGGTGTTCCTCGTCGAGCGCTCGGCCACGGCGATGATCCCGATCCTCGGCGTGCTCGGCTACAGCGGCGTGGACGTGCTCAACAGCAGCCTGCTGGCCCTGGCCGACCGCATGGGTTCACCCTGGATGCACCCCAACGTGGCTGGCGGCGCCCTGGCGATGATCCTGCCACTGGCATTCTGCTTCGGCATGACCCGCAGCGGCGGGCCGCGCAGCCTAGCACTGGCGGTCGCCGGCCTGGGCACCGTCGGCCTGCTGCTGACCGGCTCGCGCGGCGCGCTGCTCAGCCTGATGGCGATCATGCTGTGGATGGCCCGGCGGCGCATACCGCATCTGGGTCGCCTGCTGCTGGCCGGCGCCTTCGCCGGGGTGGGCCTGCTGCTGCTCTATCCGCCCCTGCAGGAGCGGATCATGAGCCTGTTCTCCGATGACGACGTCAGTACCGCGATCCGCTTCCTGGAATACAGTCACTTTCCCGAGGCAGTGGCCAGCTTTCCGTTCGGTATCGGCTTCAAGGTCGACCCACCGGTGCCCAACTACACCGAATTCGGCATCTCCAACCTGTGGCTGAACTTCGTCTACAAGATGGGCCTGCCGGGCATGCTGCTGTTCATCGCGGTGACCCTGAGCTGGTGGAAACAGGTACGCCCGCCCAAGGGCAGCATCGTGCTCACCGCCGAAAACGCCATCGCCCTGGGCAGCACCTGTGGCGTGCTGACCGCGCTGTTCAGCGGCCTGTTCGACCACTACTTCAGCTTCACCCCGGTTCTGACCGCGCTGTTCTGGCTGTTCGTCGGCATCAGCCTGCATGAGAACCGGCGCCTGCACATCCAGGCCATTCAGTCATTCAAGTCCGGCATTGCCAGACCCGCACAGGAAAAACAGCCATGA
- a CDS encoding glycosyltransferase family 1 protein, translated as MRIGLDYRAAVGYPFTGIGRQNFALEDALRSFPGASLQLFGVAPEGHPIRRRIHAPRWSAPLASVHRLPERLKFEGLFLPGALRDAGIELYVANINMGLPLGRKPAGLKYVLQLHDLFQLTQENHHGSRLKARLYRYTDRLSIEHSLKVADRVWLPSQYSADETTRVFPWVAPKLRVVPVRVDSFAGEPADISALALPERYWLCVGTREPRKNMVWFVDAWQTARRRYPHIPALVLVGGDEVLHPNQRQLDGLHVRRGLSDPELHAVYRQAERLWQPSRAEGFGLPVIEALRVGTPVAVATGSSLDEITPPDSPRFSPYDGDALIRLMGVLSTASAEDPQHLREWSLRYDRPEFERRVHAALEELR; from the coding sequence ATGCGCATAGGACTCGACTACCGTGCCGCCGTCGGTTATCCGTTCACCGGCATTGGCCGCCAGAATTTCGCCCTGGAAGATGCGCTGCGCAGCTTTCCCGGCGCCAGCCTGCAGCTGTTCGGCGTCGCCCCCGAAGGCCATCCGATACGTCGGCGCATTCATGCTCCGCGCTGGTCGGCACCGCTGGCCTCGGTGCACCGCCTGCCCGAGCGCCTGAAGTTCGAAGGACTGTTCCTGCCCGGTGCGCTGCGCGATGCCGGTATCGAACTGTACGTCGCCAACATCAACATGGGCCTGCCGCTGGGGCGCAAGCCCGCAGGGCTCAAGTACGTGCTGCAGCTGCATGACCTGTTCCAGCTGACCCAGGAAAACCACCACGGCTCGCGCCTGAAGGCACGCCTGTACCGCTACACCGACCGGTTGTCCATCGAGCATTCGCTGAAGGTCGCCGACCGGGTCTGGCTGCCTTCGCAGTACAGTGCCGACGAAACGACTCGGGTGTTTCCCTGGGTGGCGCCGAAGCTGCGCGTGGTGCCGGTCCGGGTCGACAGCTTTGCCGGCGAGCCGGCCGACATCAGTGCTCTGGCCCTGCCGGAGCGCTACTGGTTGTGCGTAGGCACCCGCGAACCGCGCAAGAACATGGTCTGGTTCGTCGACGCCTGGCAGACCGCACGCCGACGCTACCCGCACATCCCTGCCCTGGTACTGGTCGGCGGTGACGAGGTGCTGCACCCTAACCAGCGCCAGCTCGATGGCCTGCATGTGCGGCGTGGCCTGAGCGACCCCGAACTGCATGCGGTGTATCGCCAGGCCGAGCGCCTGTGGCAGCCCTCGCGCGCCGAGGGCTTCGGCCTGCCGGTGATCGAAGCCCTGCGCGTCGGCACGCCGGTGGCCGTGGCCACTGGCAGCTCGCTGGACGAAATCACCCCACCGGACAGCCCGCGCTTCTCGCCCTACGATGGCGACGCGCTGATCCGCCTGATGGGTGTGCTGTCCACGGCCAGCGCCGAAGACCCGCAACACTTGCGGGAATGGTCGCTGCGCTATGACCGCCCCGAGTTCGAACGACGCGTGCACGCCGCTCTGGAGGAGCTGCGCTGA